A part of Ziziphus jujuba cultivar Dongzao chromosome 8, ASM3175591v1 genomic DNA contains:
- the LOC107413560 gene encoding glutathione S-transferase DHAR1, mitochondrial isoform X1, whose protein sequence is MTLEVAVKAAAGAPDVLGDCPFCQRVLLTLEGKKVPYKLILINLSDKPKWFLEVNPEGKVPVVKFDDKWVSDSDVIVGILEEKFPEPALVTPSEFSSVGSKVFGAFVTFLKSKDPSDGSEQALLAELKALDEHLKAHGPYVAGEKVTAVDLALAPKLYHLDVALGHFKKWTVPADLTHLHKYKESLFSLESFQKTKAEEKYVIAGWEPKVNP, encoded by the exons ATGACTTTGGAAGTTGCTGTCAAGGCTGCTGCTGGAGCCCCAGATGTTCTTGGAGACT GTCCATTCTGCCAGAGGGTTCTTCTAACTCTAGAGGGGAAGAAAGTTCCATACAAGTTGATCCTGATCAATCTCAGTGACAAGCCCAAATG GTTTCTGGAGGTGAATCCAGAGGGGAAGGTGCCCGTGGTGAAGTTTGATGATAAGTGGGTGTCTGATTCTGATGTGATTGTTGGGATTCTCGAAGAAAAATTCCCTGAACCTGCCCTTGTCACTCCTTCAGAATTCTCATCTGT GGGATCAAAAGTTTTTGGGGCATTTGTAACATTCTTGAAGAGCAAAGATCCCAGTGATGGGTCAGAACAGGCTTTGCTCGCTGAATTGAAGGCATTAGATGAGCATCTTAAGGCACAT GGTCCTTATGTTGCTGGGGAGAAGGTTACCGCTGTTGATTTAGCTTTAGCGCCAAAACTTTACCACCTGGATGTGGCTCTTGGTCACTTCAAGAAATGGACTGTTCCAGCCGACTTGACTCATCTCCACAAGTACAAAGAG TCGCTGTTTTCCCTGGAATCTTTCCAGAAAACCAAGGCTGAAGAGAAGTACGTAATTGCAGGATGGGAGCCAAAGGTGAATCCATGA
- the LOC107413560 gene encoding glutathione S-transferase DHAR2 isoform X2, protein MTLEVAVKAAAGAPDVLGDCPFCQRVLLTLEGKKVPYKLILINLSDKPKWFLEVNPEGKVPVVKFDDKWVSDSDVIVGILEEKFPEPALVTPSEFSSVGSKVFGAFVTFLKSKDPSDGSEQALLAELKALDEHLKAHGPYVAGEKVTAVDLALAPKLYHLDVALGHFKKWTVPADLTHLHKYKERTTLTHMLGKR, encoded by the exons ATGACTTTGGAAGTTGCTGTCAAGGCTGCTGCTGGAGCCCCAGATGTTCTTGGAGACT GTCCATTCTGCCAGAGGGTTCTTCTAACTCTAGAGGGGAAGAAAGTTCCATACAAGTTGATCCTGATCAATCTCAGTGACAAGCCCAAATG GTTTCTGGAGGTGAATCCAGAGGGGAAGGTGCCCGTGGTGAAGTTTGATGATAAGTGGGTGTCTGATTCTGATGTGATTGTTGGGATTCTCGAAGAAAAATTCCCTGAACCTGCCCTTGTCACTCCTTCAGAATTCTCATCTGT GGGATCAAAAGTTTTTGGGGCATTTGTAACATTCTTGAAGAGCAAAGATCCCAGTGATGGGTCAGAACAGGCTTTGCTCGCTGAATTGAAGGCATTAGATGAGCATCTTAAGGCACAT GGTCCTTATGTTGCTGGGGAGAAGGTTACCGCTGTTGATTTAGCTTTAGCGCCAAAACTTTACCACCTGGATGTGGCTCTTGGTCACTTCAAGAAATGGACTGTTCCAGCCGACTTGACTCATCTCCACAAGTACAAAGAG CGTACTACTCTGACGCATATGCTCGGGAAGAGATGA